From the Asterias amurensis chromosome 1, ASM3211899v1 genome, the window TGTTGGGGTTGAACAAGAACTAAATTGACTAGATGTGTATTTGAACCACTGACCTCTGAACTGTTATGCCATCattatagtgggtgcgttcgtttagcttccctgggtcacccccggtgtgtggcatctttttttttccaggacgaatgtgtgcagataattacccatgtTCGTCCCTGGGAAAAataaacgccacacaccggggtcgacccagagaagctaaacgaacgcacccacaaacTAGTCCCAAGGTGGCAGTCTTtataattttgtcaatatctttgtttggggccAGGCTGGtaagaagccattcaaccatTTACTGCCTTAGGCAGAGATCACATCAAAGATTACGATACACTCTAAcagaaatacacaatctgagcaaTGTCACTAACACAAACTAGCTCTAACAATGCATTATGGCTGGGATAGTAGCTATGAAAATCAGCTACTTACCGGATCGACTTGAACTTTAAAGGAGACCAGTCCGGTGAGTTGATATGAACCATCAGAAGAAGGGGGACCAGAGACCCTCATAACAATGATAGGACCTGATATATTCCATTTGGTCGAATTGGAGTAAGTACCTCTGTACATTCAAGAGCAAAGAAAAAGGGATAACATCAAAACAGGTCGGGATTATCCTTTTGGGCCTAGCAGAAAGGTTGAAAGGAAGAATAAAGTGCAAAACCTTCACACACAATTAATTTGTGGGAAAAGTCTTCGGACTACAAGAAAGCTTCAGACGTTACAGAGCTTATTGCAATCCTCAACATATGTCATAGATTGTAATGAAATCAAGTGATATAAAGAACTGTGAATTTTATCCTGGTGCCTCGGGACCAAGGAACACTGATGCCTAGGGACTATGCAGTGCAACAGgccagaaagaaaaacaaaatggcagagaGACTCCAAAGTGATCTTACTCTACTGAAACAGGTTGTTCACCCTCCTTCGGCTCCAGACGATTTTGAAGCCCTTTGGCCAAAACACACACCAAGACCTTGAGGTTTGTATCTGTGGCTGAAATGAAAGCAATAAAACATGAAATAACTCTGTTCTCCACCAATCTGTCAAAACCCCCACCCGCAATTTCATTAAAGGCAATAgttaatagacctttatcacggtgtggtcatcttgattttactccattccaactcattgtaaccaaactgaggctgggtGAAAtagtagtctggtgccatgcgcaatgaatgttagcattcaaaGCTgctattggaaacagggaacatgaccaaaatggtgccagcgtgataaaggtctatactttTCAGCTCCAATCAAAAGATATTTACTTAGACCACTACCTGACCAATTAATGTGCTAACCACTtcacatctattatatcgttgcggtacccgctgccaaaacataggattcgaactgcctctagctgccgggcaacctcagtggtctagttggtaagacactgctctagaattgcaagggtcgtgggttcgaatcccacccgagtaacatgcctgtgatattttttcacaggactcgggagagtaccgagtatacagtgctaacacacatcgctgtatgggtaaaaaccaaaattaatacacttCACATCGGACAGTGTcctttttaaagcaatttttcTGGGACACCTGAGAGAATTGCCCAGCTGACTTGATTGACACCACAGAACAACCAATGTGTGGATGTGCCGGCCATACATCTACACTAGGCTTTATTTCTCTCATACGAAAGGGGACAAAGGGTAATGAAATTCATGCTCAAAATCTCTCTTTTAGTACTTGGGGTTATTGtgttatccccccccccctttttaattttttttgataGATCTTCATCATTtcgtttttgttcaaaatacaAATGAAGACTACTTGTTAGTATTTTCATAAAGTGGTGAAATATTTCGTCACGCataactttttggagcaaaattcacaaggtgcTTTCACTTATTAcagttattagtattattattatcctttCGTTAAATCCATAAATAAATCAACTACTTACCAGTACCAAAAGCATCAGAGGGTATTTCCACAGTTGTGTCGCCCACAGTTTCCTCTAGATTTTGACCAACTTTCATCAACTTTATTTCTAATtatgtaaaataaattaaaaatacaacagTCAGCTTAAGCGTAACCGGTAtggctaaaaaaaaatttggggcTGGGAAATTCACAAGACCGCAAGGGCTTATAGCTGAAAAGTTTTTCAAGTTTTATACAAGACCAGATTCAAAATGAGTGGAACAAGCGTGAATAtagatcttaaaggaacaccttgccttggatcgggcaagtgtgtctttgaaaagcgtttgaaaaccatTTGATATgatatgcatatgtttagaaagatatttgaaaagtagaacataatgatccagacaagcatcactcgaaattgcacagttttcgtTTTACATAgggaactaacatggtcggccattttatggagtcaaaattttgactccataaaatggccaccgtgtttcttcgcgaagtaaaaggaaaacagtgcaatttcgaggcatgtttgtgtggatcattcataaatacctgggacagtttctccattttgattggttgagaggacatcacgtgggggtgtttaaacggatgatataacaacagccagaagtgtttaaatatgggcgtgacacacgagcttgcacctgtgcttataagacagtttattcattcctactggtcaagagcaacggctggaacacctGTGCCACATTATGGGATACACCCGACACGCATgccaatctccttataaggagttttcaccagagggccttaccatttcatagcatgaggggtgttttgttgaaagaaatcattgaacaatgataatgtttgcatttttttaaactttggaccaaaatgtTTTGacgtttttgaccgaaaaggtaatTACCCGGCTCAGGTAATTATCGCATCCAGACTGCAACTGGTattaaacagagtgtttaaaACCAGTCAAGCACATATTTATTCCCTTTTTATatactacttttaaatcatctgcaaatcatttgcatttcataacaaacggtttcaaacgctttgaaaagaccaactcgcccaatccaaggcaacccGTTCCTTTAAAATCACAGGATAGCCAGTTCAAGGTGAAGTcgcgaaaataatttttgtctcagtgagacaaaaatttgatcagttaacttatttttgtgacattgttatactcatttctaaaaaactacagcacttcagcaagtaatattttaagggaagctttctattatcattatcttcaaaatggTTTAAAGTTAAGTAAAtttgtggatattgtgttttgtgttacaaaaagtaccccattCCTTTTATCAATAATAATAGAGTTACTTTATAGAGTTCCTTACCAACAGCTTCACTTTCAAGAAATTCATTTTCTACAACAGTATCATCGTCCACATAGGTCTCTAAGAATGCATCCATAATGTCAACCAGCTTTTCAGCATCCAGGGCAATCGACTGCATAACAAGAACAGGTTGTAAACAATACTTAATGTTCGTTAGTGGAATAGAAGAAGTATAATAAAACACACGGGGTCCCCACCAAAAGAAACCGTTTTTAAAACCTGGTGTAACTTTCCTGCCTGacgttagacttgtggacaagtcgttaatggtatGCCgtggtgagatagtcgagttgtggcagTGCTCTCCCGAGATCGCTGCTCTTGTGCGAACTGTTGGCtcccgacttctactccccagTAACTGGGACTGTAGTCGTGAGAGCCGTAGTCTCACGGGGCCatcagtctcgcgagaatactgtgggaacttcgacgaccaattgagctcaaattttcacaggtttgtaactttatgcatatgttgagatacaccaagtgagaagactgatctttgacaattaccaaagatgtccagtgtctttaataaatgaaataactGAAATGAAAATCATGAAAAAATGGGGGCCGAGTCACCAGGAGCAGGCATTGGTTGGATAAACTTTGCTTTGAGGTGGGGTAGGGGGGCAGGATCTGATGCAACTAAACCtaataatgagtaatggaggCACGGGGGGCAAATTCAAATGAACCAACCTCATCTTCATCTGCCTTCACTAACACTGATGAGAAAAGATTCACATAAGCCTGAAAacaagaataaaaaacaaacaattctgtCGTTGTTGTGTTGAATATTATTATAAGACAACAAAGAATGTATCAAGGAAATTCATTCAAGTGGTAAATCTGTTCCGCTTCAGAAACAggaccagaaaaaaaaattacaagccATTAAAATCTGAACAAGTTAATAAGAAACAGGACcagaacaaaaaattacaagcCATTAAAATCTGAACAAGTTaataagaaaaaacatcttcaTATGGATGTCCAAATggattttcatttaattttttaaatattttttatttaggtcTATTGGGGAAAAGAAACTGCTTTCCTAACAATTTTCCCGCACGAGTAACTGGAAAATGATTTAATATCTTACAGCAAACTGGTACTGGTTGAACAAGTCTTTTTCAAATCTTATTACTGCTCAgcaaaaaagtgtaaaaaaaaacagttttttctccagctaaaaataaaatggtgGTGTTAGCTGACGACTtgtaccgtaagcaaagaatcaacgCTTACAGATGCAGGGAATTCTGTggaatttcacaggttagctggAAATCTTGACTTGGGCACTTGAGTACTccttgttactaggcattctatgcttacacagcTTGTGCAGAAATTTGACGCTTGcaggtaagcagagaatggtgatcagcACAGAACTCAacaataagcagagccatgaaattgagccctaatGTTCTTCAACTCACTTTTCTGTAGTTTTGTCTGACAGCAACTGTCTCGTTGGTAGTGTTCTCCTCAGCTGGTGTATATGTTGACAATGTTTCCATCACGGAAATAACACTTCCTGCGATTTGGGCCGTTTCCTCACTATTTGCCTTCTCCACGATGTTTTCAATATCTTTGATGATAACAACAATTTCTGCAGAATCTGTCGTATTAGTTATATTCTGTACAGGGAACAAAAATTTTTGTGATGAACAACTGGGCCCATTATAATGGCCGTTGCCattatttgtcaatatcttggTTTGGGTGTGTCCCTGAGAAGCCATTCAACatgtggcacggttggcttgtgcataaagcgcttgcctctcaccaaggtgaccccggttcgattcccggccagggccatatgtgagttgagttgtgcgttggttctctgctgtgccacaagggttttccagactatccggttttcctccctcaaacactttcgatcttggctgtgctccgtggtcataatgggttgatgtggctggcagctgaatgcgcccttgcatgcctgcttctcgaacacgttgtagccgcgtccttcgcaattcagctctagctgcgagtaaggacgattagcccccaaattattattactacacaATGGTAACTGTCATAGTAGCAAGGAATCACATCCACATTTGTGACGCAGCCTAGAAAACAGCAGCCAACAGCCCTAACAAGAatgcaactttttttaatttcaaatatcaagtaataaaccacaagagaaactgattaaagtaattttttgtaATAACTTTGGGTCGAACCACGACGGTAAAGAAGTGAAACAAGTTTAACAAGGCTTAGATTTACTGTAGGTGAACAGTTTTTTTCCACCCGATAAACATTTGTACTAAACAGCATATGATATGGACTGTGCAATATGGGTTAATATTACACGCCGTgaatcgaccaatcagaatcaaaGATTCAAGGTTGATCGAAGATAACTGCATGCATACAACTTAAAAACTTGATTTGTaaattgaaaggaaaaaaaacctagtAGAACTTGTTTACAGAAGTTCtacaagtttttaaaacttataAACTAAATGTTGAACCTATTTTTCTGTTGAACCAATTATTAATGAACCTATTGTTTGTCTTGTCCACTATCTGcaattctgtggaaaaaaacgCTCAAGTGAAAACTGCTATCTTGTTCTTTCACTGTACTGTGCATTTGGACTATTCAATGACAACACTCTTTTTACATTGATCAATCGAATCAAAAACTTTGATTTTCATGACTTTGTTGTCATGATCCTGCATCATAaactttttttccttcaaatccTTAAAAGCTacagtttttttaattcttGTTGCCACGATAGATAGTCCtatttaaaatgtcaaaaatcTTGTTTCATTTGACCAACCTTGCCCAAAGCCTCCACCGTCTGCGCTTTCATACTCAACGTAGCAAATGGTCCTGTCGTAGGTAACTTCTCCGTAGGCATTGTGGTCCCCTGTTCACTGGTCGTCACGCCCCCTGTGGATGTAATATGAAAGAATGAGAAATGACAGATAAATCCTTTAGGTAAGTTTGACTCTGGTAGAGATGAATATTATTCCTTTTGTGAATTTTGTGATCAATAAAAGTAGGTCGGAAATATTTGAATCTCTGAGGAAAGGATCGCCAGGTGGCCAGAGGGACGCTTAGCCAAAATGCTGtacttgcaatgggaaactttagactatctgccaatcaccaagagagggcgctcttcaccaggtaatgtcaacaacttaggaataggagtgACAGTCAccgacagcaaataccttgtgttttgcggtttttgattttgtatttgagatttagccaaactgtattttgtttttcataacacattgccagcataaaccaaactgttctggaacaggatgTACTGGACACAAGTTCTCCAAGGATAACAAGcagtgtgcatgagtttttggaAGTGTTTCTTCTagtctagggtaattagcaaaaattccaaaatgctgacctaccaaaaattgagaagaaatctgaagtttagttgtatgacaatgtatctgatttaatgttcaagaggctgagagacatctaaatattttttgagtatttttgaatttttagcatttaccattgtttgctatagactgtgcaagtcttgcgcgcACCGGAgtgagaaaacacgacaactgaagaacttaatttttttatgaatcaaatctttgctttaatttttttcttaatgcagaatctgaacaacaaaaatacccattagagcttgtttaaattagttttagctttttaaacaaatacacaattatcggttaaagtctatgaatagacaaaagtaaaactctgggacaatgatgtttgtttgatcttaaatgtttttaaaccccttttgtaaatctacgcccgaatgtgaaactactgaaagctgggttatacgcggacgcacgatggtcgcaagggcgttagatgaacgcgtgacgcagtttaaagaggaagccgacgcctaagcgaccaatgaaaaggctttccaccccgcgctgccaaaacaagcgtctgcgtaagtttcgtgatcggagatgggcacaaattcttaattttttacaagtaacctgacctgaggtcaagtttaaatatcggtttttcttcgttattatgttgactttatttttaattgtatatATGTTAATTagaattacatttttaacaacatatgtcatttttatggtcataaactatattaaactaaagtaatggacgaaacaaaatctccccaacgtaaaactccataaggttgggaccacaatggtcccggaagttcaaatctgcgcgagacttgcacagtctataggagttgtgcacccttacctgttaggtctgctgccctctagtggcagagctttcaaaaagtctcccattatctTGACTCATTGCTCTACAATcattttcattaaaggaacgtgttgccttggatcggacaagttggtctataaaccatttgtaaccgtttgtgatgtaatgaatatggttagaaacatgcctcgaaattgcgtggttttccttttacctcgttgactaacacggtccgggccatttatgggagtcaaatttttgactcccataaatggctgaatGTGTTATAGTTAGCAAAGTAAAactaaaaccacgcaatttccaggcaaatttgtgtaatctacttttacaacatctttctaaccatatgcattttataacaattggtttaaaaacggttttcaaagaccaacttgaccgatccaaggcaacgtgttccttcaagtaGATTATGTTGCAATCATTCCGGTCTCAGCAAAATGATTGCTCTATGATCAAAGTACCCAAAAAGCTTGACGACAtttctttcaattttgttcATCAGTCGGTATTGTTAAAACATTGTCTGCCATGCCTTGTAAGCACCTACTCTCAGGCAGTTATTGCACTTAATTCTTCTTATTATGAATATTTACACTTTTTTGAATAATTCCTTAAAATTACCTACCTGTGCTAATCTTCTGGGTAGTCACTTTTATGGTGGTATCAGGCACTGTAGAATCAGGCTGGGACGTCGTTATGGCATCTGTGCTAGCTTTTGCAGTAGTTAAACCATCGGTTACCTGAGGGGTAGTCGCCTGAGGGGTTGTCGCATCACTCGTCACCCCAGTAGTTTCGACTGTTGTTTTTCCTGGGGTCACAGTTGTGGGTTCATCTGTAGTAACTGCAGTGCTTTGAGCAATCGTGGTGGTCATGGGCACTGTGGTCATGGGCATGGTGGCCTTGGTCGTGGTGGTCGTTGTAGGGACAGCTGTTGTGGGATTTGCAGTGGTAGGTGGCTCTGCAGTGGTCGTGGGCTCTGTAGAGGTGGTAGGCTCTTCACTGGTAGTGGGCTCTTCAGTGGTGGTCTCAAGGGGTGTTGTTGTATCAACTGTCGTGGTTTCCTCATCTTCATCCAGGGAGCGATTGCGACCAACATGAAGACGTATTGCAAGAAGATCCTCATTTGATAAGGGATTATTCCACATGGTTACCTCATCAATACCCAACATGCTACATGTTTTACCCTGCAAATCTGCATTAAGGTACAGTTGCTCAGCAGGACCAGCAGGATCAGCAATACCACTTGGGATGGCACTTTTATTGAGAAGGTAACCATTGTAGTAAACCATCAGGGTCGTGTCtgtcataaacaaaaaataacaacatttaacaaaaacaagatattTTGGAAGTTGGGTTGAGAAAAGGAGTAACATGAGTGGCTTTattatttcacaattttttattacCAATAAGGGTAAACAAGTAGAAAGtacattttcacaaaacgttttacaaatctgcttttcaggttacaaaatttgaagtaaaaaaaaattgaaataaaaaaaacacaaaatctgGGCACTTAGGCACTTTTTGTCCTCCATACAGGGCTTTGGTTTTAAAACTCCTACTGCGCAATCTAAATAATCTCTTGATTATTTTAGTGGTTTTTTTTGCGCACCAGCCGAAATTTGCAAGTATCAGCACGCAATTTGGCGACCAGCCCGATACCCTAGCTGGTGCATGGGGACTCAGAACCCTGCATATAGGGATTCCTGCCCATAGTGGGACAGCACATTAACATGTGTGTTATAATGATTGTTTACCATTATAAACCATGGCCACGTGATTCCACTGCCATGAACGGTTCACCGTTCCTCCATTGGTATCGTTCACTCGGAACTCCatgtgagggcgctcttcatcGCTATCATCTATTTCAAAATTCCAGAACTTATACTTCAAGTTGTAGTCGTGTTTTCCTCCGTCATAGGAGACCTGCAAATGCAATCAATATTTTATAAGTGTTTAGTCCTAAGCAAGTTGTGGCTGAACGGATAAGAACACAgggctcaagctctggtgtttttcgatcaacagagtgtgggttcgagtgcTGGTTGTGAAAatgtgtcctaaagcaagacactcaaccatGATTACTGCGATCTTTGGATTGGACGTAATGTCCTTTGTGTTCTGCAAAGCACCTAAAAGATCCGAGTGAACTTATCAAACCATGaaatgaatatgttttttttacaagtagaatacaacaaTTCAAATAAATTCCCTTGAAATTTTGTGGCATTGGGTAACTTCATGACAGAACACAGTCCACTATTCTTTGTTGAACCAAATTGTTTACTCAACAAACAGGCATTTCTGATCATTAGtgtttgggttcgagtcccagtcatcaTACTTGTGTCCTCAAGCGAGACACTTTACCATTAATGCTGCATCCTTCGAGCGGGACATATAACGGTTgatccagtgtgttgtgtaagccacgtaaaataacccagtgcgcTTACCAAACCATGCATTACATTTGGACAGAAGCATTTTAGATCATTTAAGCGATGGTTCTGACCCATCATATAACACTGCTCACTTTACACAGCATAGTTTCTAAGTGGACATTCCTCTGCAGTTTACCCAAAGAgatttatttcaagagaagtctttcaccattaccttttgtaaaccctgtgagttatttgtaaatctgtgaacttttaatttttgttctgttcagaaagtgccaatggctttaaccctatggtacaacaataataataatcaatcgCTAGAACATTTATTTCCTCATTCACATGGAGGCATC encodes:
- the LOC139939768 gene encoding uncharacterized protein; its protein translation is MTNCDRAFFTFVLALSISLSTATFYNQSTLEDMYQMGTDIYSEAVHQWSMSDGYNEMLGVGGMKVCFVEGPELEALILGGDNNSTSSTLQLQDSEVKPISVSKGPYTVAFWYSFRPTDFLDELNTSMACDLLKIGDSISVSYDGGKHDYNLKYKFWNFEIDDSDEERPHMEFRVNDTNGGTVNRSWQWNHVAMVYNDTTLMVYYNGYLLNKSAIPSGIADPAGPAEQLYLNADLQGKTCSMLGIDEVTMWNNPLSNEDLLAIRLHVGRNRSLDEDEETTTVDTTTPLETTTEEPTTSEEPTTSTEPTTTAEPPTTANPTTAVPTTTTTTKATMPMTTVPMTTTIAQSTAVTTDEPTTVTPGKTTVETTGVTSDATTPQATTPQVTDGLTTAKASTDAITTSQPDSTVPDTTIKVTTQKISTGGVTTSEQGTTMPTEKLPTTGPFATLSMKAQTVEALGKNITNTTDSAEIVVIIKDIENIVEKANSEETAQIAGSVISVMETLSTYTPAEENTTNETVAVRQNYRKAYVNLFSSVLVKADEDESIALDAEKLVDIMDAFLETYVDDDTVVENEFLESEAVEIKLMKVGQNLEETVGDTTVEIPSDAFGTATDTNLKVLVCVLAKGLQNRLEPKEGEQPVSVEGTYSNSTKWNISGPIIVMRVSGPPSSDGSYQLTGLVSFKVQVDPSLGTNPACVYQDQQGSWSGKGVNQIKFDPVKKTVTCTTSHMTNFAVLMAVDGGATGTHAQVLSIISMVGCGFSLVCLLIAIILFIILRELNSTRMGIVKNLCVALFLAQGLFVAGIETATVNETACKFVAAMLHYFFLAVMAWMLCNGIYLYLKVKKAARPGSVVDLIYFCFLGWGVPAVVVAITAGIDHSVYGSPNLCWLSVEENGVWAFVIPAMAIILFNAFVMFLTMKAFVSVKVFKDKNDKDKFKSGLRAMVVMLPILGLSWVFGLLAFDDSALSLMFNYLFAVFNSLQGVFLFVFHILLNEEVKGAMRRRFGKVGASGEENMLFNKIWAFSSSGNEKTEMSSVTQHDKKRGAPVYKN